Proteins encoded within one genomic window of Burkholderiaceae bacterium:
- a CDS encoding Polyribonucleotide nucleotidyltransferase, with protein MSLFNKVTKSFQWGRHQVTLETGEIARQAGGAVLLEVEGTVVLATVVAKTEAKAGQDFFPLTVDYIEKTYAAGKIPGSFFKREGRPSEHETLTSRLIDRPIRPLFPDGFFNEVQVVIHTLSLNPEVDADIPALIATSAALAISGIPFNGPIGAARVGYVNGEYVLNPGPSERKNSQLDLVVAGTEGAVLMVESEAQQLTEEVMLGAVMFGHEQGRIAIEAIHALVRDAGKPVWNWSAPPKDEALIARVRALGEERLRAAYQIRNKQARTQACREAYAAVMEGLAADGASFDSVKVEGLLFEIEAQIVRGQILAGEPRIDGRDTRTVRAIEIRTGVLPRTHGSALFTRGETQALVMTTLGTERDAQRIDALAGEYTDHFLLHYNMPPFATGETGRVGSPKRREIGHGRLAKRALAACLPSRDEFPYTIRVVSEITESNGSSSMASVCGGCLSLMDAGVPMKAHVAGIAMGLIKEDNRFAVLTDILGDEDHLGDMDFKVAGTANGVTALQMDIKIQGITKEIMQVALAQAKEARMHILGKMQEAMGAAKTEISSYAPRLYTMKINPEKIRDVIGKGGATIRALTEETGTEIDIAEDGTITIASTDGDRAAEARRRIEELTAEVEVGKIYEGPVTKILDFGALVNLLPGKDGLLHISQIAQERVERVSDYLKEGQVVRVKVLETDDKGRVKLSMKALLDRPDRQATPSVEPSSAVDLP; from the coding sequence ATGAGTCTGTTCAACAAAGTCACGAAGTCGTTCCAATGGGGCCGGCACCAGGTCACGCTCGAGACCGGCGAGATCGCGCGCCAGGCCGGCGGCGCGGTGCTGCTCGAAGTCGAAGGCACGGTGGTGCTGGCCACGGTGGTCGCGAAGACCGAAGCCAAGGCTGGGCAGGATTTTTTTCCGCTGACGGTCGACTACATCGAGAAGACCTATGCGGCCGGCAAGATCCCCGGCAGCTTCTTCAAGCGCGAGGGGCGCCCCAGCGAGCATGAGACGCTGACCAGCCGGCTGATCGACCGCCCGATCCGCCCGCTGTTTCCGGACGGCTTCTTCAACGAAGTGCAGGTGGTGATCCACACGCTGTCGCTGAACCCCGAGGTCGACGCCGACATCCCGGCGCTGATCGCGACCAGCGCGGCGCTCGCGATCTCCGGCATCCCGTTCAATGGCCCGATCGGCGCCGCGCGCGTCGGCTATGTGAACGGCGAGTACGTGCTGAACCCCGGTCCGAGCGAGCGCAAGAACAGCCAGCTCGACCTGGTCGTCGCCGGCACCGAAGGCGCGGTGCTGATGGTCGAATCGGAAGCGCAGCAGCTCACCGAAGAAGTGATGCTCGGCGCGGTGATGTTCGGCCACGAGCAGGGCCGGATCGCGATCGAGGCGATCCATGCGTTGGTGCGCGACGCCGGCAAGCCGGTCTGGAACTGGAGCGCACCCCCGAAGGATGAGGCGCTGATCGCCCGCGTGCGCGCGCTCGGCGAGGAGCGTCTGCGCGCCGCCTACCAGATCCGCAACAAGCAGGCCCGTACCCAGGCCTGCCGCGAAGCCTACGCCGCGGTCATGGAAGGTCTTGCCGCCGACGGTGCGAGCTTCGACAGCGTGAAGGTCGAAGGCCTGCTGTTCGAGATCGAGGCGCAGATCGTGCGCGGCCAGATCCTGGCCGGCGAGCCGCGCATCGACGGGCGCGACACCCGCACGGTGCGTGCTATCGAGATCCGCACCGGCGTGCTGCCGCGCACCCACGGTTCGGCGCTATTCACGCGCGGCGAAACGCAGGCGCTGGTGATGACCACGCTCGGCACCGAGCGCGACGCGCAGCGCATCGACGCGCTCGCCGGCGAGTACACCGACCATTTCCTGCTGCACTACAACATGCCGCCGTTCGCCACCGGCGAGACCGGACGCGTCGGCAGCCCGAAGCGGCGCGAGATCGGCCACGGGCGCCTCGCCAAGCGCGCGCTGGCCGCCTGCCTGCCGAGTCGCGACGAATTTCCGTACACGATCCGCGTGGTCAGCGAGATCACCGAGTCGAACGGCTCGTCCTCGATGGCTTCGGTCTGCGGCGGCTGCCTGTCGCTGATGGACGCCGGCGTGCCGATGAAGGCGCATGTGGCCGGCATCGCGATGGGCCTGATCAAGGAAGACAACCGCTTCGCGGTGCTGACCGACATCCTCGGCGACGAGGACCACCTGGGCGACATGGACTTCAAGGTCGCCGGCACCGCGAACGGCGTGACCGCGCTGCAGATGGACATCAAGATCCAGGGCATCACGAAGGAGATCATGCAGGTCGCGCTGGCGCAGGCCAAGGAGGCGCGCATGCACATCCTCGGCAAGATGCAGGAAGCGATGGGCGCGGCCAAGACCGAGATCTCGAGCTATGCGCCGCGGCTGTACACGATGAAGATCAATCCGGAGAAGATCCGCGACGTGATCGGCAAGGGCGGCGCGACGATCCGCGCGCTGACCGAGGAGACCGGCACCGAGATCGACATCGCCGAGGACGGCACGATCACGATCGCGTCCACCGACGGCGACCGCGCCGCCGAGGCGCGCCGCCGCATCGAGGAGCTCACTGCCGAGGTCGAGGTCGGCAAGATCTACGAAGGCCCGGTCACCAAGATCCTGGACTTCGGCGCGCTGGTCAACCTGCTGCCCGGCAAGGACGGCCTGCTGCACATCAGCCAGATCGCGCAGGAGCGCGTCGAGCGGGTCAGCGACTACCTGAAGGAAGGCCAGGTGGTGCGCGTCAAGGTGCTCGAGACCGACGACAAGGGCCGCGTCAAGCTGTCGATGAAGGCGCTGCTCGATCGCCCCGATCGCCAGGCCACGCCGAGCGTGGAGCCGTCGTCGGCCGTCGATCTGCCGTGA
- a CDS encoding NADH ubiquinone oxidoreductase chain A, with protein sequence MNLDQYLPVLLFILVGLLVGVVPLLLGRVLGPNRPDAAKNSPYECGFEAFEDARMKFDVRYYLVAILFILFDLEIAFLFPWAVSLKDIGAVGFWAMMIFLGILVVGFVYEWKKGALDWE encoded by the coding sequence ATGAATCTCGACCAGTACCTCCCCGTGCTTTTGTTCATCCTGGTCGGCCTCCTCGTCGGCGTGGTTCCGCTTCTGCTTGGCCGCGTGCTCGGCCCGAACCGCCCGGACGCTGCGAAAAACTCACCGTACGAGTGCGGCTTCGAGGCGTTCGAGGACGCCCGCATGAAGTTCGATGTACGGTATTACCTGGTCGCGATCCTGTTCATTCTGTTCGACCTCGAGATCGCGTTTCTCTTCCCTTGGGCGGTGTCGTTGAAGGACATCGGCGCGGTCGGCTTCTGGGCCATGATGATCTTCCTCGGCATTCTCGTCGTGGGCTTCGTCTACGAGTGGAAGAAGGGTGCGCTGGACTGGGAGTGA
- a CDS encoding Protein translocase membrane subunit SecG codes for MHLMLNILSAVQILSAVGLVGLVLLQHGKGADMGAAFGGGASGSLFGASGSANFLSRTTAVLATVFFACTLALAYFGNLRSSAPSSGSVLERAAVTAPASAASSATTQIPGESSVAPPPAKASAAPAPAPAASGAAQIPTK; via the coding sequence ATGCATCTGATGTTGAACATCCTGTCCGCGGTGCAAATCCTGTCGGCGGTCGGCCTGGTCGGCCTGGTCCTGCTGCAGCACGGCAAGGGCGCCGACATGGGCGCGGCGTTCGGCGGCGGCGCATCGGGCAGCCTGTTCGGGGCCAGCGGCAGCGCGAACTTCCTGTCCCGAACCACCGCGGTGCTCGCAACGGTGTTCTTCGCCTGCACGCTGGCGCTCGCGTATTTCGGCAATCTGCGGTCGTCGGCGCCGAGCAGCGGCAGCGTGCTCGAACGCGCGGCGGTCACAGCGCCGGCGTCGGCGGCCTCGAGCGCCACGACACAGATCCCCGGCGAGAGTTCGGTCGCACCGCCGCCGGCCAAGGCTTCGGCCGCGCCGGCGCCGGCGCCTGCCGCATCGGGTGCGGCGCAGATCCCGACCAAGTAG
- a CDS encoding NADH-ubiquinone oxidoreductase chain C — translation MTAVAVHPETLKNTIAEVLGERSRRIDLRLGEVTVEVAAANYLAVAQALRDADGCRFEQLIDLCGVDYSTYGDRVWEGPRFCVVLHLLSVSLNQRVRLKVFAPDDGVPVLPSVTSLWNSANWYEREAFDLFGIVFEGHEDLRRILTDYGFIGHPFRKDFPLSGHVEMRYDPEQRRVIYQPVTIEPREVTPRVIREDHYGGLH, via the coding sequence ATGACCGCCGTTGCCGTCCATCCCGAGACCCTGAAGAACACCATCGCCGAGGTGTTGGGCGAGCGCTCGCGCCGCATCGACCTGCGTCTCGGCGAAGTCACCGTCGAGGTGGCCGCGGCGAACTATCTGGCTGTCGCGCAGGCCCTGCGTGATGCCGACGGCTGCCGCTTCGAGCAGCTGATCGACCTGTGCGGGGTCGACTATTCGACGTACGGCGACCGGGTCTGGGAAGGCCCGCGCTTTTGCGTGGTGCTGCATCTGCTGTCGGTCAGTCTGAACCAGCGGGTGCGGTTGAAGGTGTTCGCGCCCGATGACGGGGTGCCGGTGCTGCCTTCGGTGACCAGCCTGTGGAACTCCGCCAACTGGTACGAGCGTGAGGCGTTCGACCTGTTCGGCATCGTGTTCGAAGGCCACGAGGATCTGCGCCGCATCCTGACCGATTACGGTTTCATCGGCCATCCGTTCCGCAAGGATTTCCCGCTGTCCGGCCATGTCGAGATGCGCTACGACCCGGAGCAGCGGCGCGTGATCTACCAACCGGTGACGATCGAACCGCGCGAGGTCACGCCGCGCGTGATCCGCGAGGACCACTACGGCGGGTTGCACTGA
- a CDS encoding Quinone oxidoreductase, with protein sequence MKAVEITSFGAPEVLRIGERAAPKPGAGELLIRVSASGVNRPDILQRAGHYPPPPGAPDIPGLEVAGTVESGDAAALAAAGLKLGDRVCALVAGGGYAELCVAPVGQCLPVPKNLSDIEAAALPETFFTVWSNVFDRGRLLAGETLLVQGGSSGIGVAAIQIAKVLGATVLVTAGSADKCAACVALGADHAINYREADFVAEARRLTGGRGVDVILDMVAGSYVAREVECLAEDGRLVIIAVQGGVKSEIDAGLVLRRRLTVTGSTLRPRPVAFKAAIARSLRERVWPLIEAGRIRPVVHGTFAASDAAQAHALMESNRHVGKIVLTW encoded by the coding sequence ATGAAAGCCGTCGAAATCACGTCGTTCGGCGCGCCCGAGGTGCTGCGTATCGGCGAGCGCGCCGCGCCAAAGCCGGGTGCGGGCGAACTGCTGATTCGCGTCAGCGCTTCCGGCGTGAACCGGCCGGACATACTGCAACGCGCGGGCCACTATCCGCCGCCGCCGGGGGCGCCCGATATTCCGGGGCTGGAGGTCGCAGGCACCGTCGAATCCGGCGACGCCGCGGCGCTGGCGGCAGCAGGTCTCAAGCTCGGCGACCGTGTCTGCGCGCTGGTCGCTGGCGGCGGCTATGCCGAACTGTGCGTCGCGCCGGTCGGCCAGTGCCTGCCGGTGCCGAAGAATCTCTCCGACATCGAAGCCGCGGCGCTGCCCGAGACCTTCTTCACCGTCTGGAGCAACGTGTTCGATCGCGGCCGGCTGCTGGCCGGCGAGACGCTGCTGGTACAGGGCGGCTCGAGCGGCATCGGCGTCGCGGCGATCCAGATCGCCAAGGTGCTCGGGGCGACGGTGCTCGTCACGGCCGGCAGCGCCGACAAGTGCGCGGCCTGCGTCGCGCTCGGCGCCGATCATGCTATCAACTACCGCGAGGCCGACTTTGTCGCGGAAGCCAGGCGCCTGACCGGCGGCCGCGGCGTCGACGTGATCCTCGACATGGTCGCCGGCAGCTATGTCGCGCGCGAGGTCGAGTGTCTCGCCGAGGACGGCCGGCTCGTGATCATCGCGGTGCAGGGCGGCGTGAAGAGCGAGATCGACGCCGGTCTGGTGCTGCGCCGGCGCCTTACCGTCACCGGCTCGACGCTGCGTCCGCGGCCGGTGGCGTTCAAGGCGGCGATCGCGCGCTCGCTGCGCGAGCGGGTCTGGCCACTGATCGAAGCCGGCCGTATCCGGCCGGTCGTGCACGGCACCTTCGCGGCGTCTGATGCAGCGCAGGCCCATGCGTTGATGGAGTCGAACCGGCATGTCGGCAAGATCGTGCTGACTTGGTAA
- a CDS encoding NADH-ubiquinone oxidoreductase chain B, with protein sequence MAIEGVFKEGFVTTSYDAVVNWAKTGSLWPMTFGLACCAVEMMHAAAARYDIGRFGAEVFRASPRQSDLMIVAGTLCNKMAPALRKVYDQMSEPRWVISMGSCANGGGYYHYSYSVVRGCDRIVPVDVYVPGCPPTAEALLYGIIQLQQKIRRTQTIARV encoded by the coding sequence ATGGCGATTGAAGGTGTTTTCAAGGAAGGTTTCGTCACCACCAGCTACGACGCGGTGGTGAACTGGGCCAAGACCGGCTCGCTCTGGCCGATGACTTTCGGGCTGGCCTGCTGCGCGGTCGAGATGATGCACGCGGCGGCGGCGCGCTACGACATCGGCCGCTTCGGTGCCGAGGTGTTTCGCGCAAGCCCGCGCCAGTCCGACCTGATGATCGTGGCCGGCACGCTGTGCAACAAGATGGCGCCGGCGCTGCGCAAGGTGTACGACCAGATGAGCGAGCCGCGCTGGGTGATCTCGATGGGCTCGTGCGCGAACGGCGGCGGCTACTACCACTACAGCTATTCGGTGGTGCGCGGTTGCGACCGGATCGTGCCGGTCGACGTGTACGTGCCGGGCTGCCCGCCGACCGCCGAGGCGCTGCTGTACGGCATCATCCAGTTACAGCAGAAGATCCGGCGCACGCAGACGATCGCCCGGGTGTGA
- a CDS encoding Triosephosphate isomerase: MAPKLIAANWKMNGSLAANRALIDALRAGFGGEAPDSPNCTVALCVPAPYLAQLQAALAGSAMRLGAQDVSAHEAGAYTGEVSAAMLVDFAVRYCIVGHSERRQYHGETDAAVAAKAARLLASDITPIVCVGETLAQREHGRTEDVVLAQLGAVIAALGARTSEIAVAYEPVWAIGTGRTAAPAQAREVHAALHAQLHRSGASAVPVLYGGSMNAANARELLAQPGIDGGLIGGASLKAADFLQIISAASVG; this comes from the coding sequence ATGGCACCGAAGCTGATCGCGGCGAACTGGAAGATGAACGGCAGCCTGGCCGCGAACCGGGCGCTGATCGACGCGCTGCGCGCGGGCTTCGGTGGCGAAGCGCCTGATTCGCCCAATTGCACGGTCGCGCTGTGCGTGCCGGCGCCGTATCTGGCGCAGCTGCAGGCGGCGCTGGCCGGCAGCGCGATGCGGCTCGGCGCGCAGGACGTGTCGGCGCACGAGGCCGGCGCCTACACCGGCGAGGTGTCGGCGGCGATGCTCGTGGACTTTGCGGTGCGCTATTGCATCGTCGGCCACTCCGAGCGCCGCCAGTACCACGGCGAGACCGATGCGGCGGTAGCCGCGAAGGCGGCGCGGCTGCTGGCAAGCGACATCACGCCGATCGTCTGCGTCGGGGAAACGCTGGCGCAGCGCGAGCATGGCCGCACTGAGGACGTCGTGCTGGCGCAGCTCGGCGCGGTGATCGCCGCTTTAGGCGCGCGCACGAGCGAGATCGCCGTGGCCTACGAGCCGGTCTGGGCGATCGGCACCGGCCGCACCGCGGCGCCCGCGCAGGCGCGCGAAGTGCACGCTGCGCTGCATGCGCAGCTGCACCGTTCCGGCGCTTCCGCGGTGCCGGTGTTGTACGGCGGCAGCATGAACGCGGCCAATGCGCGCGAGCTGCTGGCGCAGCCCGGTATCGACGGCGGGCTGATCGGCGGTGCTTCGCTGAAGGCCGCGGATTTTCTGCAAATCATCTCCGCAGCCAGCGTCGGTTAA
- a CDS encoding NADH-ubiquinone oxidoreductase chain D produces MADIKNYTLNFGPQHPAAHGVLRLVLELDGEVVQRADPHIGLLHRATEKLAEHKTYIQSLPYMDRLDYVSMMCNEQAYCLAIEKLLGIEIPVRAKYIRTMFGEITRLMNHLMWLGSHGNDCGSSTILIYCFREREDLFDMYEAVSGARMHAAYFRPGGVYRDLPDTMPQYRPSKVRSAKSTAARNANRQGSLLDFIEDFCERFPKYVDEYEILFTENRIWKQRLVGIGVLPPERALNLGATGPMLRGSGIAWDLRKTQPYDAYDRVDFDVPVGKTGDSYDRYLVRVEEMRQSNRIIKQCIAWLRANPGPVIVDNHKIAPPSRERMKFGMEDLIHHFKLFTEGFRVPEGEAYAAVEHPKGEFGIYIVSDGANKPYRLKIRAPGFAHLAAFDEMTRGHMLADAVAIIGTLDIVFGEIDR; encoded by the coding sequence ATGGCAGATATCAAGAACTACACGCTGAACTTCGGGCCGCAGCACCCGGCGGCGCATGGCGTGCTGCGGCTGGTTCTCGAACTCGACGGCGAAGTGGTGCAGCGCGCGGACCCGCATATCGGCCTGCTGCACCGCGCGACCGAAAAGCTGGCCGAGCACAAGACCTATATCCAGTCGCTGCCGTACATGGACCGTCTCGACTATGTGTCGATGATGTGCAACGAGCAGGCGTACTGCCTGGCGATCGAAAAGCTCCTCGGCATCGAGATCCCGGTGCGCGCCAAGTACATCCGCACGATGTTCGGCGAGATCACCCGGCTGATGAATCACCTGATGTGGCTGGGCTCGCACGGTAACGACTGCGGCAGTTCGACCATCCTGATCTACTGTTTTCGCGAGCGCGAGGATCTGTTCGACATGTACGAGGCCGTCAGCGGCGCGCGCATGCACGCGGCGTACTTTCGTCCCGGCGGCGTCTACCGCGACCTGCCGGACACGATGCCGCAGTACCGCCCAAGCAAGGTGCGCAGCGCGAAGTCGACCGCGGCGCGCAACGCGAACCGGCAGGGGTCGCTGCTCGACTTCATCGAGGACTTCTGCGAGCGTTTTCCGAAGTATGTCGACGAGTACGAGATCCTGTTCACCGAAAACCGGATCTGGAAGCAGCGCCTGGTGGGCATCGGCGTGCTGCCGCCCGAGCGCGCGCTGAACCTGGGCGCGACCGGGCCGATGCTGCGCGGCTCGGGCATCGCCTGGGACCTGCGCAAGACGCAGCCGTACGACGCCTACGACCGCGTCGACTTCGACGTGCCGGTGGGCAAGACCGGCGACAGCTACGACCGCTACCTGGTCCGGGTCGAGGAGATGCGCCAGTCGAACCGCATCATCAAGCAGTGCATCGCCTGGCTGCGGGCGAATCCCGGCCCGGTGATCGTCGACAACCACAAGATCGCGCCGCCTTCGCGCGAGCGCATGAAGTTCGGCATGGAGGACCTGATCCACCACTTCAAGCTGTTCACCGAGGGCTTTCGCGTGCCGGAGGGCGAGGCCTACGCGGCGGTGGAGCATCCGAAGGGCGAGTTCGGCATCTACATCGTCAGCGACGGCGCGAACAAGCCGTATCGGCTGAAGATCCGCGCTCCGGGATTCGCACACCTGGCCGCGTTCGACGAAATGACGCGTGGCCACATGCTGGCGGACGCTGTGGCCATCATCGGGACGCTGGATATCGTGTTTGGGGAAATCGACCGATGA
- a CDS encoding NADH-ubiquinone oxidoreductase chain E, giving the protein MNPKTSPSPAAPFSPSMLARFAKEVAKFAPEHKQSAVIACLTIVQHERGYISQDSENQVAAYLGMPPIAVHEVTTFYNMFNQTPVGRHKLSVCTNLPCQLRGGQDALDYLERRLGIKMGETTADGMFTLQQSECLGACADAPVMLVTDRTMCSFMSNERLDRLIDGLRAADGAATAEMK; this is encoded by the coding sequence ATGAATCCGAAAACCAGCCCATCGCCGGCCGCGCCGTTTTCGCCGTCGATGCTCGCGCGGTTCGCGAAAGAGGTCGCGAAGTTCGCGCCCGAGCACAAGCAGTCGGCGGTGATCGCCTGCCTCACGATCGTGCAGCACGAGCGCGGCTACATCAGCCAGGACAGCGAGAACCAGGTTGCTGCCTATCTCGGCATGCCACCGATCGCGGTGCACGAGGTGACCACCTTCTACAACATGTTCAACCAGACGCCGGTCGGCCGGCACAAGCTCAGCGTCTGCACCAACCTGCCGTGCCAGCTGCGCGGCGGCCAGGACGCGCTCGATTACCTCGAGCGCCGGCTCGGCATCAAGATGGGAGAGACCACGGCCGACGGCATGTTCACGCTGCAGCAGAGCGAGTGCCTCGGCGCCTGCGCCGACGCGCCGGTGATGCTGGTCACCGACCGCACCATGTGCAGCTTCATGAGCAATGAGCGGCTCGACCGCCTGATCGACGGCCTGCGCGCTGCCGACGGCGCCGCGACCGCCGAGATGAAATGA